In Flavobacterium praedii, the DNA window AGCAACGAACAATCATTTTTTATAAAGATTACTTTGACGAATTCTTTGAAAAACAACGAGAAAAAGTCAAGGCGAAAATTATCTGGACGTTAGAACTAATTCAAGAATTGGATAGAATTCCTGAAACGCATCTTAAACACATTGAAAATACGGACGGGCTTTTTGAAATTAGAATTCAACAAGGAAGCGATATTTTTAGAATCTTTTGCTTTTTTGATCAAGGACAATTAATAATTCTAACAAACGGATTTCAAAAGAAAACGCAGAAGACTCCAAAAAAAGAAATTAAAAAGGCACTTAAAATCAAACAAGACTATGAAAACGAAAAATAATAATATCAAAACACTCGACCAATTTAAAGATAAACATTACGGAAAAATTGGAACTGTAGAAAGGGACGAACTTGATGCTGGATATGAGAACTTTAAAATTGGCGCAATGATTCAAGAAGCTAGACTTCAAAAAGGTTTAACACAGGAAGAACTTGCTGAAAAAGCTGGAACTACAAAATCCTATATCTCTAAGATTGAAAACAACATTAAAGAAGCTAGATTTTCAACTCTGCAAAAAATTGTTGAACTTGGTTTAGGTGGACATTTGGAACTATCAATTAAACTTTAAGGAATCAAAAGAAATCACCTATAACAGCACTACAACGGATTTAGGCATTAGGCTTAATGGGAAGTTGGTTTTGTATTTGGGATGATTTGGCAAATCCGAAAATAGGGCTTAATTTAGCCCCAAACCGCGTGTAGCGCGAGAACGTGAGACTGTGAAAAAACCTCCTTATATTTAGAAAGTATTAGCAGGGCTACCAAATAAAAATCTCAAATATGAGATTCCAAATAGGCTGATTTTAGTTTTTTCACAGACTGAAGTTACCGGCAATCTACCACAAAATGAACTATTAATGAAAGACAAAAACGTATCACGAACAGTTGAAGTAATAGAAAATCTTTTTAATGATAGATACTATGAGGTCGATTTTGATAACGTTGCTATTAATAAAGCTATAACTAAAACCCATCATAATCACGAAGGATTTCATTTTGAAATATCTAAAATGATATTGACATCTTCTGAGGATGCAAAAGATCTAATTGATAGAGATAACGAAACTATATTTTTCAATGATTCCCAAAACAAACTTTCCTTTAAAATAAAAGACTGTCGAGATGTTAATATTTCTGTTAGTTTAACTGGATATACTTCGGTAAGTGGATATATTAAAGATTTGAAATTTGAAAAAAAAGACTACGATCAACCTAAATGTTTTCGTGCCGTAATTCTGACTAAAGAAAAACATATACTCAGTAAATTATTTAGTGATGTAAAAAGTCTAAAAATCGATGAAGCTATATACGGTTCGGGATTATTAAGTTTAGAAATCAACAATTTATCAATTGATTTATTTTCCTATCATAGTGAAATAACGGATAGAAACTATTTTATAGTAGAGACAAATGACTCCTCAAATTATGAAGATTTCACATCAATTATCGATGAGTTAATTTTAGCAATCTTATATTTAGATGGTAAATTTCTTGGCAATTCAGTGTACTTTCTTGGTAGTGAAACACAAGATTTTCAAGATAACAGAATACTCGGAATAAAGAGATTTTTTGATGAGTTAAGTGACGGTTTCTCCGTTATTCCTGACGTTCATTTTTTAAGGCATATTACTGGTAATGTTGATACTTTTACAAACAGTTCAATTTTAAAATCACTAACAGAAAAAATCATATCAGACATTGTTTTTAAAAGAACAGTACTAATTCTTTGTCAAGCGCACAGCGAACCTTATTATGTCCAAGCCTCTTTGTACTCTGTCGCATTAGAAACCATTTCAAATATAATTTCTTCATTGATTGAGGAAAAAAGTAAACCAATTCAAGATAAGACTATAGCAAAACGGTTACGAGATGAATTAAAAACTTCACTTTCTAAATTTCAATCAGAAATAAGCGCAGAAGCGTTTATAAAAATAAACGGTGATATTGAAAGAATAAATTCCCTTACGAACAAACAAAAATTGTTACTGCCATTTACCTTTTACAATTGCAGTTTAACTGAAATGGAAACTACAGCAATCCAAAATAGAAACGATTTTTTACATGGACGTATTCCTGATAACGCAGATCGACATCACTTGCCAACTACAGTAGGACGATTGCTATTTTGTGTTAATTGTCTCGTTATGAAATATCTTGGATACGAAGGTTATATTTTCCATCCATCATCTATGTATCAGTTTAATAATAAGCTTAAAATTGAAAGAGATTTACTTGTGAAAATTTAGACTGCTACTAACAGCTACAACGGATTTGGGCATTTGGCTTAATGGAAAGTTGGTTTTGCATTTGTGATGATTTGGCAAACCCCGATCCCACAGATATGACATCACAACGACAGCCCGGATTTGCAATCCGTGCACACACAGTACATCGACAAAGTGAGAAAAGGAGAAAAGGAAAGATTAAAACAAATTGGTCTTGATAATTGAAATGGGCACGGATTGCACCCGAGCGATAGCGAACGGACGAAGTAAATCCGCACAATCAGGCTTCAGTCCTGGCGATTTGATACTTTTTCAAATCTAGATTAAGAATAGAACCAACTCTACTAAACTCTTCATTAATCTTTGCATTCAAGATTAGTTGCTCATTTGTAATTGGATGATTAAAAATTAACTGATGTGCATGCAGCATCATTCCTTTCAGGTCATAATTCTCCAACCATAATTTATTTTGTTTGTTACAACCATGTGGACGACTTCCTAAAATGGGATGAAAAATATGTTTGAAATGTTTTCGTAATTGATGCATACGTCCAGTTTCAGGAATCGCTTCTACCAAACAATATCTTGACGTTGGTTTATTGTTAAATTCTAACTCAATTTCTGTACTTTGCAAACGATGAAAATATGTTATTGCATTTTGTGTAATGTCATCATCATTGGTTAAATCATAATCTATCGTAAGTTCTTCGGGTGACCAACCACGTAAAATTGCTAAATATTTTTTTTCGACTTCGCGTGTGGCAAAACGATCATTCATGATTTTTAAAACATCTTTATCTAATGCAAATAACAAAACACCAGATGTTTTGCGATCTAACCGATGAATAGGAAAAACATGTCGCCCTCCTATTTGATTTCTCAGTTCTTGAATAGCATAAACTTTTGCATCGCGCGCATAAAATGATTTGTGAACCAACAATCCACTTGGTTTATTAATTGCAATAATATATTCGTCTTGGTAAAGAATTTCTAACATCTGGCAAAAATAAAAGAGATTTCTTTTGAAATCTCTTTTTTGACGTATTTATTTCTATACTTTTCTTTTTCTATTTTAGACTCGATCGCTCGGGTATCTCACCGGAACAATAGCACAGATCTCCATACGAACGAGGTGAACTACCGAAATAACCCGATTGCGGATTTACAATCCGTGCACACACAGCACATCAACAAAGTAAGAAAATAAAAAAAGAAATGATTAAAAAAATTGCTCATGATAATTGGAATGGACACGGATTGCACCCGAGCGATAACGAACGGACGAAGTAAATCCGCGATCAGGTATCTGAAATCTGCAAACCGAAATCTAAAATCTTCTACCCCTACGCTCCGCATAGTCTTCGACTTTGCGGATGTGATAAAAGGTCTCCGACCTTCGTTACCAACTATAAATAGTGCTAATCGATTGTGATTTTAAAACGTCTATTACTGGATTATCAACTTTTGTAATTGCTATAATTCCATTATCTTCCACATAATTGGAAGCACTGGAATAAACATAATGAGAAGCTTTGGCAACAATTCCTGCTCGAACAGGATTCAAATGCATATAATCCAATTTCGACCAAAAGAACTTTTCTGAAAAAATTTCTTCTGGATGATTTCCATATTGCCAAAACTGATGTTTTTCATTTCGACTATGACTTTTACAAGCAAATTCAAAACGTTTCAGCATCCAATCAGCCCTGCTTTCTGGCTCAGTTTCTATTTTATTCAAAATGGTCTTTGCCGTAAACTTCTTAAAATCCCGTATCAAATCGGATAACGTACTGTTTTCTGACTGAATGATTAAATGAATGTGATTGGACATAATTACAAATCCATACAAAATCATTCCTTTATTTTTTATACAAAAATCAAGACTTTCGATGATACAATCTTTATAGGTTTTTCTAGAAAAAACATCAACCCAATCCACAACCGTTGCTGTTATAAAATGGGCTTTGGATTGATCTCGAATTATGAATCCTTGTTTATCATCTTTCATATTGTTTTTTTTAAGGTCAGTCAGAGACTGAAAATCACTACCTCAAAGTCGGAGACTTTGTGGATCATTACTATAAAAATGAACACTGAATACTAAAAACTACCCCAACCAACCATCACGATCCAAACTTCGATATTGAATGGCTTCGGCAATATGCCCAGAACCAACCACTTCTACTCCCTCCAAATCGGCTATAGTTCTAGCAACTTTCAGGATTCTATCAAAAGCTCGGGCCGAAAGGTTCAATCTTTCCATGGCAGTTTTCAACAGTTGTAACGAAGCGTCATCCAATTCGCAATGCACTCGTATTTGTTTCGAATTCATTTGTGCATTGTAATGAATGTGCTCCATTTCTTCGAATCTCTTAGACTGAATCTCACGGGCGGCTGTAACTCGTTTTCTAATTTCTACACTACTTTCCCCATTTCTTTTCTCGGTTAATTTGTCAAAAGGTACTGGCGTTACTTCAATATGAATATCAATTCTGTCCAACAAAGGTCCAGAAATTTTACTCAAATAGCGGGTCATTTCATGAGGAGATGAAGTATTAGGAGAATCTGGATCATTAAAAAATCCGCTTGGGCTCGGGTTCATACTCGCTACCAACATAAATGAAGAGGGATACGTTATTGTAAACTTTGCTCTCGAAATGGTTACTTCCCTATCTTCCAATGGTTGCCGCATTACTTCCAGCACTTCTCGTTTGAATTCGGGCAATTCATCCAAAAACAAAACTCCATTGTGCGCCAACGAAATTTCGCCAGGTTGGGGATAGCTTCCCCCGCCTACAAGCGCCACACTCGATGCGGTATGATGCGGACTACGAAACGGCCGTTGGTTCATTAATCCCACATCCTTAACTTTTCCGGCAACACTGTGTATTTTGGTTGTTTCCAAAGCTTCTCTCAAAGTCATTGGAGGCAAAATACTTGGCAATCTTTTGGCAATCATTGTCTTTCCTGAACCTGGCGGACCAATTAATATGATATTATGTCCACCAGCGGCCGCTATTTCCATGCAACGTTTTATGGATTCTTGTCCGCGAACCTCAGAAAAGTCAAATTCTGGAAAATCTAAGGTTTTGTAGAATTCATCCCGTGTATTAATAACCGTAGGTTCAATTGTTCCTTTTCCTTCAAAAAAATTAATGACTTCCAATACATTTTCCACTCCATAAACGTCAAGACCAGCGACAATGGCAGCTTCTTTTACGTTCTGTTTGGGCAGAAAAAAACCTTTAAAACCTTCTTCTTTGGCTTTAATGGCAATTGGAAGTACTCCTTTTATAGGTTGTAAACTTCCATCGAGCGAAAGTTCACCCATGATGATGTATTTATCGACTTCATCGGATTTGATTTGTCCCGATGCGGCAAGAATTCCTATGGCAAGTGTCAAATCATAAGCAGAACCTTCCTTTCGTAAATCGGCAGGAGCCATGTTGATGGTTATTTTTTTTACCGGAAGATTGTAACCATTATTTTTTAAGGCAGCCGCAATTCGGTAACTGCTTTCTTTTATAGCATTATCCGGCAAACCCACCAAGTGGTAGCCTACACCTTTATCAATATTGACTTCAACAGTAATAGTTGTTGCTTCCACTCCAAAAACTGCACTTCCGTAAACTTTGATTAGCATATAAAATAGTTTGGTTTAAATGTAAATACTATTTTACTTTAAACCAAAA includes these proteins:
- a CDS encoding type II toxin-antitoxin system RelE/ParE family toxin, which encodes MDKQRTIIFYKDYFDEFFEKQREKVKAKIIWTLELIQELDRIPETHLKHIENTDGLFEIRIQQGSDIFRIFCFFDQGQLIILTNGFQKKTQKTPKKEIKKALKIKQDYENEK
- a CDS encoding helix-turn-helix domain-containing protein; its protein translation is MKTKNNNIKTLDQFKDKHYGKIGTVERDELDAGYENFKIGAMIQEARLQKGLTQEELAEKAGTTKSYISKIENNIKEARFSTLQKIVELGLGGHLELSIKL
- a CDS encoding pseudouridine synthase, yielding MLEILYQDEYIIAINKPSGLLVHKSFYARDAKVYAIQELRNQIGGRHVFPIHRLDRKTSGVLLFALDKDVLKIMNDRFATREVEKKYLAILRGWSPEELTIDYDLTNDDDITQNAITYFHRLQSTEIELEFNNKPTSRYCLVEAIPETGRMHQLRKHFKHIFHPILGSRPHGCNKQNKLWLENYDLKGMMLHAHQLIFNHPITNEQLILNAKINEEFSRVGSILNLDLKKYQIARTEA
- a CDS encoding REP-associated tyrosine transposase, whose protein sequence is MKDDKQGFIIRDQSKAHFITATVVDWVDVFSRKTYKDCIIESLDFCIKNKGMILYGFVIMSNHIHLIIQSENSTLSDLIRDFKKFTAKTILNKIETEPESRADWMLKRFEFACKSHSRNEKHQFWQYGNHPEEIFSEKFFWSKLDYMHLNPVRAGIVAKASHYVYSSASNYVEDNGIIAITKVDNPVIDVLKSQSISTIYSW
- a CDS encoding YifB family Mg chelatase-like AAA ATPase, whose amino-acid sequence is MLIKVYGSAVFGVEATTITVEVNIDKGVGYHLVGLPDNAIKESSYRIAAALKNNGYNLPVKKITINMAPADLRKEGSAYDLTLAIGILAASGQIKSDEVDKYIIMGELSLDGSLQPIKGVLPIAIKAKEEGFKGFFLPKQNVKEAAIVAGLDVYGVENVLEVINFFEGKGTIEPTVINTRDEFYKTLDFPEFDFSEVRGQESIKRCMEIAAAGGHNIILIGPPGSGKTMIAKRLPSILPPMTLREALETTKIHSVAGKVKDVGLMNQRPFRSPHHTASSVALVGGGSYPQPGEISLAHNGVLFLDELPEFKREVLEVMRQPLEDREVTISRAKFTITYPSSFMLVASMNPSPSGFFNDPDSPNTSSPHEMTRYLSKISGPLLDRIDIHIEVTPVPFDKLTEKRNGESSVEIRKRVTAAREIQSKRFEEMEHIHYNAQMNSKQIRVHCELDDASLQLLKTAMERLNLSARAFDRILKVARTIADLEGVEVVGSGHIAEAIQYRSLDRDGWLG